One segment of Methanolinea mesophila DNA contains the following:
- a CDS encoding DUF2769 domain-containing protein yields the protein MDRFEEIMHAMMKMPPDQLAAKIGELKRTCNCPGCPTYNRCANEAKEILFCSNGKSFMCIDTEKECICPKCPVFAQLGLKYNHFCTRGAEKAQRFEHTLWGARMI from the coding sequence ATGGACAGGTTTGAAGAGATAATGCATGCGATGATGAAGATGCCCCCCGACCAGCTGGCCGCGAAGATCGGGGAACTGAAGAGGACGTGTAACTGCCCCGGTTGCCCGACGTATAACCGCTGCGCGAATGAGGCGAAAGAGATACTCTTCTGCTCCAATGGAAAGAGTTTCATGTGCATCGATACTGAAAAAGAATGTATCTGCCCAAAATGCCCGGTTTTCGCTCAACTTGGCCTGAAATACAATCACTTCTGCACCAGGGGCGCGGAGAAGGCCCAGAGGTTCGAACATACCCTCTGGGGCGCCAGGATGATATAA